One segment of Panicum virgatum strain AP13 chromosome 1K, P.virgatum_v5, whole genome shotgun sequence DNA contains the following:
- the LOC120697500 gene encoding uncharacterized protein LOC120697500, which yields MAATAVAARSRALAQAVSSSLLRRSCLPASRRASCINRLPLASGGLLSALPLHSAVASARLRSAIASESRSWCLVPQGNSMPL from the exons ATGGCGGCcacggccgtcgccgcccgATCTAGGGCCTTAGCCCAGgccgtctcctcctccctcctccgccgcagCTGCCTCCCCGCCTCCCGCCGCGCATCCTGCATCAACAG GTTGCCCCTGGCGTCAGGCGGGTTGCTCTCCGCGCTGCCGCTCCACAGCGCCGTCGCGTCGGCGCGGCTGCGGTCGGCCATCGCGTCTGAGTCGCGGAGCTGGTGCCTGGTCCCCCAAG GAAACTCCATGCCTTTATGA